The DNA segment AAGTTTTAACATGCTCGacgataaaaaaaactttatagtCAAGATAAAACCAGTCCCCCATGTGTGTTGTCCTAGATCTGCCACTAACAACATCAAACATCTATAAATTTTCTATcaaattatgaaaaatataatgtcatgttgatatttacaattatattaattaagagtttaatttgtaaattataaTTTATCAAGAATTCAAtgtatcaaattaaaaaattaagatGAGCCTCTTGATATAGTCACAAATATATTAGGTCCGAAACAAATATTTTTAGTAATAGTGTGTTATAAATCATTATATGTGAGACAATGTCTTAATGTTTGTTGTCCAATGACAAACGTGACGTGGAAAATTTAGTAGGAGCATGTAACTCACGTTTATTATATGATTTGTTGTTTTGTGGATAAGGGTTAAATGTATCACTTTTATTGAGTTAAAAGGTTATATCGGAGCTTCTATTAGTTCAAAGGGCTAAAAGtatttttaataaagtttaGGGGCCATGTGTGTAttaaacctatatatatatatatatatatatatatatatatatatgttttttagaTTTAATTACTGATATACCCCTTCAACGCACAACTTAAATTTTCAACAACTCTTTATCTTCATTATCTTAATTACTACAATTATACTAATatataatacttatattaaAATGGCGAAACTACTTATATCAAATTAGCTAACGCAATTAATTATGCATAGATGAATGTGGGAAGTAGGGACAGATTGCATTATTTTCTCGAAGAATAATTATTTGTATAATAAGAATTTAACGACTATATATGgactaatgatttttttttttttttttaatgaaaatgctTCGACAttcattagatgaaaaaaaaagtctaaatataataaaaaaattacaagaaataaaactttataaaatccataaagggaaaaagacgactacaaagagcaagaaaaaaccataaaaggtggaaaaaacacgaaaaacaatgaaacatatatttctTGGAAATCCAAATCCGTAGAAGAGCAACTGCAAACCGATCTTCATCATTCAAGCCTTTTCCAATATTCAGATTAgagtcatttcttttgttgcaaccacataGATCTATTGATCCATGTATAAAATAGAccgtttccgctcttgctaaatccgaaaaaggtataaataaaataataattgggaatAGATACAATTTAGACAAATAGAAAGATCCGGAAAATATATGAACactcattaaaaaaataataaaaaaacacaaaacctaaTCCAGTGGGAGgtggaaaaagaaagataaatttttttcttcttcctcatagTAGCTCGACTTTGATTtggaaagggaagaaaaagatgaatccattttttttcttttattttgttgcaCTAATGAATTATAAGCACGATAATTCTTATCATTTCGGTATTTCCAAAATAATCCTAAAACTTTATAACAGTAGTGTTCAACTGGATCCTGAAGtaccaaatgaatttgatcattcactgttagatctaggctCATGAAATCTACcccttaggatgctttgaatctccatcgTAGGATTTTAATGAGTCTAAATCTAATGGTGAATAACTAAATTCACTTGATCTTTCAGGGTCTAAGTGAATGTTACTGAACttcataaatagaaaataaaaataaagtcaCGGGATTAAAGTATTACCTCTCTAAATTCTAGAACTCTATTATTCTTATATTATTAAGGATTATTAttcaatgataaattataaatattattataaaaaaaattaactcagAAAGtacaataataacaaaaataaatatacatagtaaaaataattaatttcaaaaagaaaaaattgcaaaaaaaatcTATTTCGGTCTCAAAAGATCAAACCCATACAAATCAAACCTCCGATTACAAACCCAAAACCCACATTCTTAACCCTTGTACCAGCCGACCCATCGGGTGTCGACGGCTGAGAAGCCGCCACCACAGTGGTATTTTTCGTCCCACCAGGTGAACTTTTCGCCGGCGGCGCAGGAGCAGCCGACGGAGCTTTAACACCAAACAATTCCTCCGGCAACAAAACCTTATCCAATTGATAAACAGCCAAAGGAAAATCTTGTCTCAAAGCATTATTAATCTGAGTTTCAACAACACCACTAGACACATTAACTTGATTCCCTTGCCCAGTAAAATTCAGGCCAAAAACGCCGCCGTCTTGACCAGTAGCCTGTGTCCTAACCGGATTACTCACCAACAAAAGATTACTCAAAGTGTAGAACTTAGGCAAGACATGGTAGAGAACAACTTGAACTTGTTGTTGGATGCTCAGGCCGTTTAGGGTTCCGGCTTTAAGGTTGTTGAAGGCGTTATCGGTCGGAGCGAAGACGGTCATGCCCTCGGTGGAGCTGTTGAGTTGGTTGTTGATTTGAGTGGCGACTTGTGTTGATGTTAGGAGGCGGATGAATGTGGTGAATTGGCCGTTTTTGTCGAGGATTCCGGTGAGGTTGATTGGTCCGGGAGGGGCTGGCGCGGGGGCGGTGGGGGTGGGGGTTTGGGCTGTGGTGTGgtggaggaagaggaggaggagggcGGTGAGAGGGAGAAGAGTGGTGGTGGTGGACATGGTGGTGGTTTTTTGTGAAGAGATGGAGGATAAGATAATCGATATATATGGAGAGATGATGAGTTGAAATGTGGAGGGTAGACTTTGTTGGAATGAGCTGGCTATGTCACTATAAGTTCTAAGTGACAAAGCTGGCTTTAAATTATTGATTATTCCAATTTCTGTTTTTAGATTAGTAACATGCATGGtagaataatatatatatatatattttttttttttttttgcaaaaagcattattagactctgattttttttatttattaaacatTTGATTTTTTAGTTAGATATATTATccctaattatttatttttgatctCATTAAGTTTTTAAtgtccaaaaaaaataaaattgaacataaaatttggttaataagctgTTATTTATTGTATCTGCAttcgaaatttatattttttaattgtttaaaaGCAGTTTTGGATATGTAATGCGTCTATATGAAAAATATACAAACCTTAATTCACACtgttaaaattttttttttaataatttcaaatacaaatttttaaCACAATTAaatgttcacaacttactaatttagtCATCAAGGGTTTAATGAGACTAAAAATAAATGACCAGGGGCTtaatatattcaaataaaagatcaagagttaataagaccaaaaataaatgatcaggggcttaatgtatcgaaataaaagattaataaaccaaaaaataaaaaattagggacctaatgatgttttttgcctaatttttttttttttacaaattccCTATATGAAAACTAAGGGTGTCAATTGGATAACTTTTACTGTACACAGGATGTAAATCTGATTAATTAAAAGATGAATGAATATCAATTCATGAGAGATGAATGATATTAAGGAATAAACATGTATAAGTGGCATCTTTTAATTGATCAAGTACATTGCATCCGGAATACAGTAGAATTTCTCCAAATTGGAAAAAATTCTCAAGAGGCGATGATGGAGTAGCAATAGGAacctttatccctatcccatgAGGATCCATATTCCTACCATAATCtcaatagtttttttaaataataatatttagatAGATTTTTAGATACTACACTAAATAGCCTTttagattgatttttttttttttttatatatatattaagtatACTAGTATTTTATAGATTATATTTGTCTAACTATATTgtatgaaaaaaaatttaagtttcACTCAGAAATCCTATTAGAATTTAAGTAATTAGGAATGAGAATCTCCATGAGGATTTAAGTCCCTATGAGAATGcagacaaatttttttttctccattTCATAATAAACGAAAACAAGAATATGAAATGTCCATCTAGATGGGGACGGAGATGGGAAAAGCAGTCTTAACCCCACTTTGTACCATTTGCAACAATTGTGTGTGTGTGGGTGTGTGAGCGCGCTACACTTATTGTTAGCAAAATTTGGTGGTAAAAATGTAAAGTTTGTTAGAAGTATGACAGAGCCAGGAATCCATACCTGGGGAAAGGAGAGAGGGGAAAGGGGAAGGCTAAGTTTATTGTAAGATAAGTTGCTCCTATGTTGTCACACCATAAAAATGATGCTTTAGATGAActaaaaccaattttttttttagcaaCATGAGAAGCCACAACTGAAGTAAGAGCTTAATATTCAACCATAATGTATAAATTGGCTTAttttattaattgaaaaaatgaTATTCAAATGTGTGATCATGTCATATTGAACACTCCCGACTATACTCCAATACAAGTTAGGGTCACTAAACGGTTCGCCACTCTCAAAGCACAATTTTGCTGAGGTGCAAGACGAGGTGGAAATTCCATTGACACCTGCCATTTAAACACAAttatcataatatatttatgCTAACTTAAATGAAGACTTTGTGAAGTCCAAGAAGCTTCTAAACCAAGGAAATAACTCAATTGCACAAGTTTCCGATAATAAGTCGAGTGTGAATCTGAAGAACAAGTCGCTTAATCGCATATTCACTGCAACCCGTAAT comes from the Euphorbia lathyris chromosome 5, ddEupLath1.1, whole genome shotgun sequence genome and includes:
- the LOC136228666 gene encoding fasciclin-like arabinogalactan protein 6, with the translated sequence MSTTTTLLPLTALLLLFLHHTTAQTPTPTAPAPAPPGPINLTGILDKNGQFTTFIRLLTSTQVATQINNQLNSSTEGMTVFAPTDNAFNNLKAGTLNGLSIQQQVQVVLYHVLPKFYTLSNLLLVSNPVRTQATGQDGGVFGLNFTGQGNQVNVSSGVVETQINNALRQDFPLAVYQLDKVLLPEELFGVKAPSAAPAPPAKSSPGGTKNTTVVAASQPSTPDGSAGTRVKNVGFGFVIGGLICMGLIF